The Polyangium spumosum genome includes a window with the following:
- a CDS encoding M23 family metallopeptidase: protein MHVAVAASVCSGYVHPVADVPEPIIPVEERSRAPELDDLHDASPEPGGSVTDASRSRLVVPLRRREAEGPPAAPRGPLSGLGGSAGAPLSSGLEGPAARPLPPRAHAGVHLTPRMTAIFGSLFGLATVTSIIALLIQVVPPRNERALIAGAALSNQASTPENTDAAKAQPQKRKREPIPGPWRLSELAKDPSVQILSGTIDRQSFVAALASKDVPKAQTYRIMKAFEGTRKFDKCGRKDKFFVALDRATKKVRAFEFEVSPLEVYQAREDQTGLLVGTRLDMKVAEAEVTGAFYVGKDLVAAYQFGGLEDGIIDTIDDALGGRISSEAFEEGSTVRVIAVEETALGLFARYKKIVALEYRPADPAEKPIRVYAFHGQEARGYWDDRGKQPYSGGWRMPCPGAPVTSHFNPKRKHPVLKKVMPHNGTDFGAPMGTPVYSAYKGTVDWVGPAGPSGNLVTIMHPNGIQTGYAHLSRFAPSIKIGMKIGVHQLVGYVGSTGRSTGPHLHFSAKKDGKFFDALTLQMDGERVLPPMDRAAFLEAKAELDRRLDAIPLPEPPPEKPAPAPVAAPSPAASAAPAAEGAPEAPQAPQPAGDPAAIQPSGSVEATGDDDDEGGGIPIPAPLLKDLPMGPSSATPIAGPGKKAPSAPAPEAPPDDPDEDAEAH, encoded by the coding sequence ATGCACGTAGCGGTTGCCGCCTCCGTCTGCTCGGGGTACGTGCATCCCGTGGCGGACGTCCCGGAGCCGATCATCCCCGTCGAGGAGCGCTCCCGAGCGCCCGAGCTCGACGACCTGCACGACGCGTCGCCCGAGCCGGGAGGGAGCGTCACGGACGCTTCGAGATCGCGGCTGGTCGTGCCGCTGCGAAGGCGCGAGGCCGAGGGCCCGCCGGCCGCGCCACGAGGCCCGCTCTCGGGGCTCGGGGGCAGCGCAGGGGCGCCGCTCTCGTCGGGGCTCGAAGGCCCCGCGGCCCGGCCTTTACCGCCCCGCGCGCATGCAGGCGTGCACCTCACGCCGCGCATGACGGCGATCTTCGGCAGCCTGTTCGGCCTCGCGACGGTGACGTCGATCATCGCGCTCTTGATCCAGGTGGTGCCGCCGCGCAACGAGCGCGCGCTCATCGCGGGCGCCGCGCTCTCGAACCAGGCCTCGACGCCGGAGAACACGGACGCGGCGAAGGCGCAGCCGCAGAAGCGCAAGCGCGAGCCGATCCCGGGGCCGTGGCGGCTGTCGGAGCTCGCGAAGGATCCGTCGGTGCAGATCCTGTCGGGGACGATCGATCGGCAGAGCTTCGTGGCAGCGCTCGCGAGCAAGGACGTCCCGAAGGCCCAGACCTACCGGATCATGAAGGCCTTCGAGGGGACGCGGAAGTTCGACAAGTGCGGCCGCAAGGACAAGTTCTTCGTGGCGCTCGACCGCGCGACGAAGAAGGTCCGCGCCTTCGAATTCGAGGTCTCGCCGCTCGAGGTCTACCAGGCGCGCGAGGACCAGACCGGCCTCCTCGTCGGCACGCGGCTCGACATGAAGGTCGCCGAGGCCGAGGTCACGGGCGCGTTTTACGTGGGCAAGGATCTCGTCGCGGCGTACCAGTTCGGCGGCCTCGAAGACGGGATCATCGACACGATCGACGACGCGCTCGGCGGGCGCATCTCGTCGGAGGCGTTCGAGGAGGGCTCCACCGTGCGGGTGATCGCGGTGGAGGAGACCGCGCTCGGGCTCTTCGCGCGGTACAAGAAGATCGTCGCGCTCGAGTACAGGCCGGCCGATCCCGCGGAGAAGCCGATCCGCGTCTACGCCTTCCACGGCCAGGAGGCGCGTGGTTACTGGGACGATCGCGGCAAGCAGCCGTACTCGGGAGGCTGGCGCATGCCGTGCCCGGGCGCGCCGGTGACGTCGCACTTCAACCCGAAGCGGAAGCACCCCGTGCTGAAGAAGGTGATGCCGCACAACGGCACGGACTTCGGCGCGCCGATGGGGACGCCGGTGTACTCGGCCTACAAAGGCACGGTCGACTGGGTGGGGCCCGCGGGTCCGAGCGGGAACCTGGTGACGATCATGCACCCGAACGGCATCCAGACGGGCTACGCGCACCTCTCGCGTTTCGCGCCGAGCATCAAGATCGGCATGAAGATCGGCGTGCACCAGCTCGTGGGTTACGTCGGCTCGACGGGCCGATCGACGGGCCCGCACCTGCACTTCAGCGCGAAGAAGGACGGCAAGTTCTTCGACGCCTTGACGCTGCAGATGGACGGCGAGCGTGTGCTGCCGCCGATGGATCGCGCCGCGTTCCTGGAGGCGAAGGCCGAGCTCGATCGGCGCCTCGACGCGATCCCGCTCCCCGAGCCTCCGCCCGAGAAGCCCGCGCCTGCGCCCGTGGCCGCGCCCTCGCCGGCGGCGAGCGCCGCGCCTGCGGCAGAAGGGGCGCCCGAGGCTCCGCAAGCGCCGCAGCCGGCCGGGGATCCGGCGGCGATCCAGCCGTCGGGCTCCGTCGAGGCGACGGGCGACGACGATGATGAAGGCGGCGGCATCCCGATCCCCGCGCCGCTCTTGAAGGACCTGCCCATGGGGCCGTCGTCGGCGACGCCGATCGCGGGCCCCGGGAAGAAGGCTCCGTCCGCGCCCGCGCCCGAGGCGCCCCCGGATGATCCGGACGAGGACGCCGAGGCGCATTGA
- a CDS encoding tetratricopeptide repeat protein, whose product MDERLKDLLRVAREHYQRRDYDRAEPALRQALALHGELADVHDMLGVILHDRGDLVGARFHFANAARINPAYTEALMNLAVTHADLGDYESAREVYRRIQSENTGTTNDPFVRGKIANMHADLAQAYLDAGSPRDAIAELRRAVDLCPRFPDLQTRLGTLYRDQGNHALARECYTAAIEANPKYAPAHVLLGLTMLALGSADQAVACFRSALSVDPDNKSAKMYLRLVEAQRNARAAKQQSRSREGAQTPT is encoded by the coding sequence ATGGATGAGCGCCTCAAGGATCTGCTCCGCGTCGCGCGCGAGCACTACCAACGACGGGATTACGACCGCGCCGAGCCCGCCCTGAGACAAGCGCTCGCGCTCCATGGCGAGCTCGCCGACGTGCACGACATGCTGGGCGTGATCCTCCACGATCGCGGGGATCTCGTGGGCGCGCGTTTCCACTTCGCGAACGCCGCGCGGATCAACCCGGCTTACACCGAGGCCCTCATGAACCTCGCGGTCACCCACGCCGACCTCGGCGACTACGAGTCGGCGCGCGAGGTCTATCGCCGCATCCAGTCGGAGAACACGGGCACCACGAACGATCCCTTCGTGCGGGGCAAAATCGCCAACATGCACGCGGACCTGGCGCAGGCCTACCTCGACGCCGGCAGCCCGCGCGACGCCATCGCCGAGCTGCGCCGCGCCGTCGACCTCTGCCCGCGTTTCCCGGACCTCCAGACGCGCCTCGGCACCCTCTACCGCGACCAGGGCAACCACGCCCTCGCCCGCGAGTGTTACACCGCGGCCATCGAGGCGAACCCGAAGTACGCGCCGGCCCACGTCCTGCTCGGCCTCACCATGCTCGCGCTCGGCAGCGCCGATCAGGCCGTCGCCTGCTTCCGCTCGGCGCTCTCGGTCGACCCGGACAACAAGAGCGCGAAGATGTACCTTCGCCTCGTCGAGGCCCAGCGCAACGCGCGCGCGGCCAAGCAGCAGAGCCGCTCCCGCGAAGGAGCACAAACTCCAACGTAA
- a CDS encoding phage head spike fiber domain-containing protein, which translates to MRAWKAKTVFGLGILVAPSLGCQVVGGLRSELSLDEDPGSLPPRDPLVWEATDPGPEMMYTTPEWLEYFNRTEAPRTSQVGPGTLRLGYLKGEARPRNVGMGWGLVMETERTNLNPYSDWGGAGWQTLPMSPMIVEPGAPDPAGGAGGVRLRSEGSQIAPFIVVEGGQVASAWVMGTGGEAPYAYFGYGDSSFVSVDAGAWERYDVKRAASDQGNLYIVTDSIGDAPAIMGPTEFVVFGAQVEVGTYPSSFIPTNGAPVNRDADRLNVDLEDFAPSGYFDVTIRYAPHYASSEQTVVHDLVAVEDDNVFLRMNPGGTLTLLEVGSTDSLVIEGLEWSREQALEVRARYLPNGREISIKGATKGDGSVRKIGPVSPIGEDSRAWLLGDNDGPQESVDLRYLEIR; encoded by the coding sequence ATGCGCGCTTGGAAGGCAAAAACAGTCTTCGGGCTCGGGATCCTCGTGGCCCCGTCCCTGGGCTGTCAGGTCGTGGGCGGGCTGCGGAGCGAGCTCTCGCTCGACGAGGATCCGGGCAGCCTGCCGCCGCGGGATCCGCTCGTGTGGGAGGCGACCGATCCCGGGCCGGAGATGATGTACACGACGCCGGAATGGCTGGAGTATTTCAACAGGACCGAGGCGCCGCGCACGTCGCAGGTTGGTCCCGGTACATTACGGCTCGGATACCTGAAGGGCGAGGCGAGGCCACGAAACGTGGGAATGGGCTGGGGTCTCGTCATGGAGACGGAGCGGACGAACCTGAACCCGTACAGCGATTGGGGAGGGGCCGGCTGGCAAACGTTGCCCATGAGCCCGATGATCGTCGAGCCCGGGGCGCCCGACCCTGCGGGCGGGGCGGGAGGCGTGCGCCTGCGGTCCGAGGGGAGCCAGATCGCGCCCTTCATCGTCGTGGAGGGCGGCCAGGTCGCGTCGGCCTGGGTGATGGGGACGGGCGGCGAGGCGCCGTATGCGTATTTCGGTTATGGGGATTCGTCGTTCGTGAGCGTCGACGCGGGCGCGTGGGAGCGGTACGACGTGAAGAGAGCCGCGAGTGATCAGGGGAATCTGTACATCGTCACGGATTCGATCGGGGACGCGCCGGCGATCATGGGCCCGACGGAGTTCGTCGTCTTCGGGGCGCAGGTGGAGGTCGGGACGTACCCTTCGAGCTTCATCCCCACGAATGGGGCGCCGGTGAACCGGGACGCGGATCGGCTGAACGTCGACCTGGAGGATTTCGCGCCGTCGGGTTATTTCGACGTGACGATCCGGTACGCGCCGCATTACGCGTCGAGCGAGCAGACGGTGGTGCACGACCTCGTGGCCGTGGAGGACGACAACGTGTTTCTCCGGATGAACCCGGGCGGGACGTTGACGCTGCTCGAGGTGGGATCGACGGATAGCCTGGTCATCGAGGGGCTCGAATGGTCGCGCGAGCAGGCGCTCGAGGTGCGGGCGCGATACCTGCCGAACGGGCGGGAGATCTCGATAAAGGGAGCGACGAAGGGGGACGGGTCGGTGCGGAAGATCGGGCCGGTTTCGCCGATCGGGGAGGATTCGAGGGCGTGGTTGCTCGGGGACAATGACGGGCCGCAGGAGAGCGTGGACCTGCGGTATCTGGAGATCCGATGA
- a CDS encoding amidohydrolase family protein, with product MIRHALVVSLFALTISTGALAQPRPAPAPAKAADPAAAAPMAIVGGRVHTGTGEVLEEATILLDNGLVQKIGKGLAVPAGIPTIDAKGAIVTPGFVDALTAVGLVEVSLEEGTHHDNRGGKDPIRAAFRAADGYNPASTVVGITRAEGVTSAGVVPVGGLFSGQSAWADLDGDTREAALAQGPLAIHVHLDGGLDGDRGGPASALLLAREVFDDARTFQKNRAAWERNQSRPFAASRLDLESITLALAGRIPVVFHVDRAADILAAVALAKEFGLRPVIAGGAEAWKVASRLAESKVSVMVNPLEPGPTSFDTLGTRDDNAALLHAAGVSVVITTNDTHNARKLRQVAGNAVRAGLPHAAAIAAITRAPAEAYGLGAKYGTLAPGKVANLVVWSGDPLEIASRPLAVVIRGKKVDLANRQSALFSRYRKLPAAR from the coding sequence GTGATCCGCCATGCCCTCGTCGTTTCCCTCTTCGCCCTGACGATCTCCACGGGCGCCCTCGCGCAGCCGCGCCCCGCGCCGGCGCCCGCGAAGGCCGCGGATCCGGCCGCCGCCGCGCCGATGGCGATCGTCGGCGGGCGCGTCCACACGGGCACGGGCGAGGTCCTCGAAGAGGCCACGATCCTCCTCGACAATGGCCTCGTCCAGAAAATCGGCAAAGGCCTCGCCGTCCCTGCGGGTATCCCCACGATCGACGCCAAGGGCGCCATCGTCACGCCTGGCTTCGTCGACGCGCTCACGGCCGTCGGCCTCGTCGAGGTCTCGCTCGAAGAGGGCACGCACCACGACAATCGTGGCGGCAAGGACCCCATTCGCGCCGCCTTCCGCGCCGCCGACGGCTACAACCCCGCCTCCACCGTCGTCGGTATCACGCGCGCCGAGGGCGTCACGTCTGCCGGCGTCGTCCCCGTGGGTGGCCTTTTTTCCGGACAATCCGCCTGGGCCGACCTCGACGGCGACACCCGCGAGGCGGCCCTCGCGCAAGGCCCGCTCGCGATCCACGTCCACCTCGACGGCGGCCTCGACGGTGACCGCGGCGGCCCGGCTTCGGCCTTGCTCCTCGCGCGTGAGGTCTTCGACGACGCCCGTACGTTCCAGAAAAACCGCGCCGCCTGGGAGCGCAACCAGAGCCGCCCCTTCGCGGCGAGCCGGCTCGACCTCGAATCGATCACGCTCGCCCTCGCCGGCCGGATCCCCGTCGTCTTCCACGTCGATCGCGCCGCCGACATCCTCGCCGCCGTCGCGCTCGCGAAGGAGTTTGGCCTCCGCCCCGTCATCGCGGGTGGCGCCGAGGCGTGGAAGGTCGCCTCGCGCCTCGCGGAATCGAAGGTCTCGGTGATGGTCAATCCCCTCGAACCCGGGCCCACGAGCTTCGACACCCTCGGCACGCGCGACGACAATGCCGCGCTCCTCCACGCCGCGGGCGTCTCCGTCGTCATCACCACGAACGACACCCACAATGCGCGCAAGCTCCGCCAGGTCGCCGGCAACGCCGTCCGCGCCGGATTGCCGCACGCGGCGGCGATCGCGGCGATCACGCGCGCGCCGGCCGAGGCTTATGGGCTCGGCGCGAAATACGGCACGCTCGCCCCGGGCAAGGTCGCCAATCTCGTGGTCTGGTCCGGCGACCCGCTGGAGATCGCCTCGCGCCCGCTCGCCGTCGTCATTCGTGGCAAGAAGGTCGACCTCGCGAACCGCCAATCGGCCCTCTTTTCGCGTTACAGAAAGCTCCCTGCCGCCCGGTGA
- the guaB gene encoding IMP dehydrogenase codes for MLDDKLRECLTFDDVLLVPAYSEVLPNQVDVRARFSRRIPLNIPLVSAAMDSVTEGRSAIAMARAGGLGIIHKNLTVAQQAREVERVKRAESGMITSPVTVRPDESLRDALAVMNEHDISGVPVVEGGSPVGILTARDIRFEKNLDQPVSALMTRELVTVPPGVSNDRAKELLHAHRIEKLLVVEHGKLIGLITIKDLLQADRNPDANKDEAGRLRVGAALGPGPDADERAEALVAANVDVLVVDTAHGHSKGVLDTVRRVKNRFPHIDVVGGNVATPEAVEALVDAGADAVKVGIGPGSICTTRIVAGVGVPQITAVSDCARVADRHGIPIIADGGIKYSGDVTKALAAGAWSVMVGSLFAGTDEAPGDLVLYQGRSYKVYRGMGSLGAMRKGSKDRYGQAGAADEKLVPEGIEGRVPYRGSLRSIVHQLVGGLRSGMGYTGCATVAELRQKARFVRITSQGLRESHVHDVIITEEAPNYRT; via the coding sequence AATGCCTGACCTTCGACGACGTCCTGCTGGTGCCGGCCTACAGCGAGGTGCTGCCGAACCAGGTGGACGTGCGGGCGCGCTTCAGCCGGCGCATCCCGCTCAACATCCCGCTCGTCAGCGCGGCGATGGACTCGGTCACCGAGGGGCGCTCCGCGATCGCCATGGCGCGCGCCGGAGGCCTCGGCATCATCCACAAGAACCTCACGGTCGCGCAACAAGCCCGCGAGGTCGAGCGCGTGAAGCGCGCCGAGAGCGGCATGATCACCTCACCCGTGACCGTGCGCCCCGACGAGTCGCTGCGCGACGCGCTCGCCGTGATGAACGAGCACGACATCAGCGGCGTGCCCGTCGTCGAAGGCGGCTCGCCCGTCGGCATCCTGACGGCGCGCGACATCCGCTTCGAGAAGAACCTCGATCAGCCCGTCAGCGCGCTCATGACCCGCGAGCTCGTGACGGTGCCGCCGGGCGTCTCGAACGACCGCGCGAAGGAGCTGCTGCACGCGCACCGCATCGAGAAGCTGCTCGTCGTGGAGCACGGCAAGCTCATCGGCCTCATCACGATCAAGGACCTGCTGCAGGCCGATCGAAACCCCGACGCGAACAAGGACGAGGCCGGCCGCCTGCGCGTCGGCGCCGCGCTCGGGCCGGGGCCGGACGCGGACGAGCGCGCCGAGGCGCTCGTGGCCGCGAACGTGGACGTGCTCGTCGTGGACACGGCGCACGGGCACTCGAAGGGCGTGCTCGACACGGTGAGGCGCGTGAAGAACCGCTTCCCGCACATCGACGTGGTCGGCGGCAACGTGGCCACGCCCGAGGCGGTGGAGGCGCTCGTCGACGCGGGCGCCGACGCGGTGAAGGTCGGCATCGGGCCGGGCAGCATCTGCACGACGCGCATCGTCGCGGGCGTGGGCGTCCCGCAGATCACGGCCGTGTCCGACTGCGCGCGTGTGGCGGATCGGCACGGCATCCCGATCATCGCCGACGGCGGCATCAAGTACTCGGGCGACGTGACGAAGGCGCTCGCCGCGGGCGCGTGGAGCGTGATGGTGGGCTCGCTCTTCGCGGGCACGGACGAGGCGCCCGGCGACCTCGTGCTCTACCAGGGCCGCAGCTACAAGGTGTACCGCGGCATGGGCTCGCTCGGCGCGATGCGCAAGGGCTCGAAGGATCGGTACGGGCAGGCCGGCGCCGCGGACGAGAAGCTCGTGCCCGAGGGCATCGAGGGCCGCGTGCCGTACCGCGGCTCGTTGCGATCGATCGTGCACCAGCTCGTGGGCGGCCTGCGCTCGGGCATGGGCTACACGGGCTGCGCGACGGTGGCCGAGCTGCGGCAGAAGGCGCGCTTCGTGCGGATCACCTCGCAGGGGCTACGCGAGAGCCACGTGCACGACGTGATCATCACGGAAGAAGCGCCGAACTACCGGACGTGA
- a CDS encoding amidohydrolase, which yields MLPRRAFWLLSPLLVALPACVSSSTSAPPSTAAKADPPPPEVPFPWEAGVSTAAGTETPAAAAPPVLIRNATLWLATGKTIPRGSILLRDGKIAAVSEGELAPPEGARVLDAAGKFVTPGIIDTHSHLGVYPMPGAVAHLDGNEASSPVTPDVQTVDGFWPQDPAIERAVAGGVTTLQILPGSANLVGGRAVTLKLRPALSPRQMHFPGAPDGLKMACGENPKRTYGMARKSMPGTRMGNLAMQRKAFLEAKKHEEDWQRYRVAEANRVAEDQKKRAAHEAEALSRKKQQAQCADDPYLAACAEWQKGWDKPLDPPKPSEPGAPPPRDPAKETLIGALRGKVLVHVHCYRADDMLAMLALADEVGFEVKSFHHALEAYKIRDILAQKRVSVSTWADWWGFKMEAYDGIPENVALVHESGGIPIVHTDSPEGIQRMNQEASKALASGRRAGMRLTDEDAIRWLTANPAWALGIEKRVGTLEVGKDADVVLWDHHPFSVYASAEQVWIDGATVYEKGKKRPPWSDFELGQPTGRPTTLLPGGAP from the coding sequence ATGTTGCCTCGCCGCGCGTTTTGGCTCCTCTCGCCGCTCCTCGTCGCTCTGCCTGCTTGTGTCTCCTCCTCGACCTCCGCGCCTCCGAGCACCGCCGCGAAGGCCGATCCGCCTCCGCCCGAGGTCCCCTTCCCCTGGGAGGCCGGCGTCTCCACGGCCGCGGGCACGGAGACGCCCGCGGCGGCGGCGCCCCCTGTCCTCATTCGCAACGCGACGCTCTGGCTCGCCACGGGCAAGACGATCCCGCGTGGCAGCATTCTCCTTCGTGACGGCAAGATCGCCGCGGTCTCCGAGGGGGAGCTCGCGCCGCCCGAGGGCGCGCGGGTCCTCGACGCCGCGGGCAAGTTCGTCACGCCGGGCATCATCGACACGCACTCGCACCTCGGCGTCTACCCCATGCCGGGCGCCGTCGCGCACCTCGACGGCAACGAGGCGAGCTCTCCCGTCACGCCCGACGTCCAGACCGTCGACGGCTTCTGGCCGCAGGATCCGGCCATCGAGCGGGCGGTCGCGGGCGGCGTGACCACGCTCCAGATCTTGCCTGGCTCGGCGAACCTCGTCGGCGGCCGCGCCGTCACCTTGAAGCTCCGCCCTGCCCTCTCGCCCCGGCAGATGCATTTCCCCGGCGCGCCCGACGGCCTCAAGATGGCCTGCGGCGAGAACCCCAAGCGCACCTACGGCATGGCGCGCAAGAGCATGCCCGGCACGCGCATGGGCAACCTCGCCATGCAACGCAAGGCCTTCCTCGAAGCGAAAAAACACGAAGAGGACTGGCAACGATATCGCGTCGCCGAGGCGAACCGCGTCGCCGAGGACCAGAAAAAGCGCGCCGCCCACGAGGCCGAGGCCCTGTCCCGCAAGAAACAACAGGCGCAATGCGCGGACGACCCGTACCTCGCCGCCTGCGCCGAATGGCAAAAGGGCTGGGACAAACCCCTCGACCCCCCGAAGCCGAGCGAACCCGGCGCCCCGCCCCCGCGCGACCCGGCCAAGGAGACGCTCATCGGCGCCCTGCGCGGCAAGGTCCTCGTGCACGTCCATTGTTATCGCGCGGACGACATGCTCGCCATGCTCGCGCTCGCCGACGAGGTCGGCTTCGAGGTGAAGAGCTTTCACCACGCGCTCGAGGCCTACAAGATCCGCGACATCCTCGCGCAGAAGCGCGTCTCCGTCTCCACCTGGGCCGACTGGTGGGGCTTCAAGATGGAGGCGTATGACGGCATCCCCGAGAACGTCGCGCTCGTCCACGAATCGGGCGGCATTCCGATCGTGCACACCGACTCGCCCGAGGGCATCCAGCGCATGAACCAGGAGGCGAGCAAGGCGCTCGCCAGCGGCCGGCGCGCCGGGATGCGCCTCACGGACGAGGACGCCATTCGCTGGCTCACCGCGAACCCCGCCTGGGCCCTCGGCATCGAAAAACGTGTCGGCACGCTCGAGGTCGGCAAGGACGCGGACGTCGTGCTCTGGGATCACCATCCCTTCTCGGTGTATGCCTCGGCCGAGCAGGTCTGGATCGACGGCGCCACCGTGTACGAAAAAGGCAAAAAGCGCCCACCCTGGAGCGATTTCGAGCTCGGCCAGCCCACGGGCCGCCCCACGACCCTTTTGCCCGGAGGTGCGCCGTGA
- the rpsI gene encoding 30S ribosomal protein S9 codes for MPENNRIYATGKRKTAVARVWISPGSGKISVNARGANDYFVRETNQMIMRQSLELLELVDQYDVQATVAGGGHSAQAEAMRHGIARALCLADPERRASLKRAGFLTRDARKKERKKYGQPGARKRFQYSKR; via the coding sequence ATGCCCGAGAACAATCGCATCTACGCAACCGGTAAGCGCAAGACGGCCGTCGCGCGCGTGTGGATCTCGCCGGGCTCCGGCAAGATCTCGGTGAACGCTCGCGGCGCGAACGACTACTTCGTGCGCGAGACCAACCAGATGATCATGCGCCAGTCGCTCGAGCTCCTCGAGCTCGTCGACCAGTACGACGTGCAGGCCACGGTGGCCGGCGGCGGACACAGCGCCCAGGCCGAGGCCATGCGCCACGGCATCGCGCGCGCCCTCTGCCTCGCCGACCCCGAGCGCCGCGCTTCGCTGAAGCGCGCGGGCTTCTTGACGCGCGACGCGCGCAAGAAGGAGCGCAAGAAGTACGGTCAGCCGGGCGCCCGCAAGCGCTTCCAGTACTCGAAGCGCTGA
- the rplM gene encoding 50S ribosomal protein L13, producing the protein MNPVPKSYSAKPAQAHADRKWWVIDAEGKTLGRLASQVATILRGKNKPTFTPHVDTGDFVIIVNAQKVVLTGRKLEQKQYVRHSGEPGGFRTEAYGHLLERKPELPIVKAVKGMLPKNILGRELITKLKVYAGPDHPHAAQKPQPLA; encoded by the coding sequence ATGAATCCTGTCCCCAAGTCGTACAGCGCCAAGCCTGCGCAAGCGCACGCAGATCGTAAGTGGTGGGTGATCGATGCGGAGGGTAAGACCCTCGGCCGCCTCGCCTCGCAAGTCGCGACCATCCTGCGTGGCAAGAACAAGCCCACGTTCACGCCCCACGTCGATACGGGGGATTTCGTGATCATCGTGAACGCCCAGAAGGTGGTGCTCACGGGGCGCAAGCTGGAGCAGAAGCAGTACGTCCGGCACAGCGGTGAACCGGGAGGTTTCCGGACCGAGGCGTACGGTCACCTGCTCGAGCGCAAGCCCGAGCTGCCGATCGTCAAGGCGGTCAAGGGCATGCTCCCGAAGAACATCCTCGGTCGCGAGCTCATCACGAAGCTCAAGGTGTACGCCGGACCGGATCATCCCCATGCGGCGCAGAAGCCGCAGCCCCTTGCGTGA
- a CDS encoding DUF2062 domain-containing protein, translating to MATFSLWREELRRAFRDLQGEDLSPARLGAAVAVGLFIGALPVFGFHLLLVLVVCLKLRLHAVLAYAAANVSNPFFAPFLLTAEIQAGARLRTGAWLRLDHPIEAGYGALADFAGFMLVGAPLVGLALAAAGFALTFGFVLAKRAIRPASGALPPYRLPDDAPPWIVAAERVASRYAAPDSPSAADKSLFHYVRIKLSLDPVARLIADIEGDHDGALGDVLDIGTGRGQLPILLLALGRARRAHGLDWDEAKIEAARRAAATRPDGDAPAPATFAREDARRFEATPADTVLLIDLLHYFTIEEQDAILRCAADHVKPGGRLLVREADTERGFRSFATLLEEKIFTTLRFNRGERVRFRPARSITELLEARGFRCDVLPAWGSTPFSNVLIVARRPAVSLENAPAA from the coding sequence TTGGCCACCTTCTCCCTCTGGCGCGAAGAACTCCGCCGCGCCTTCCGCGACCTCCAAGGCGAGGACCTCTCTCCCGCGCGGCTCGGCGCCGCCGTCGCCGTCGGCCTGTTCATCGGCGCGCTGCCCGTCTTCGGCTTCCACCTCCTGCTCGTCCTCGTCGTCTGCCTGAAGCTCCGCCTCCACGCCGTGCTCGCGTACGCCGCGGCGAACGTCTCGAACCCCTTCTTCGCCCCCTTCCTCCTCACCGCGGAGATCCAGGCCGGCGCCCGCCTGCGCACCGGCGCGTGGCTCCGCCTCGACCATCCGATCGAGGCCGGCTACGGCGCCCTCGCCGACTTCGCCGGCTTCATGCTCGTCGGCGCTCCTCTCGTTGGCCTCGCCCTCGCCGCCGCCGGCTTTGCCCTCACCTTCGGCTTCGTCCTCGCCAAGCGCGCGATCCGCCCCGCGTCCGGCGCGCTGCCGCCCTATCGCCTCCCCGACGACGCGCCTCCCTGGATCGTCGCCGCCGAGCGCGTCGCCTCGCGGTACGCCGCCCCCGACAGCCCCTCGGCGGCCGACAAGAGCCTCTTTCACTACGTCCGCATCAAGCTCTCGCTCGACCCGGTCGCGCGCCTCATCGCCGACATCGAGGGCGACCACGACGGCGCGCTCGGCGACGTGCTCGACATCGGCACGGGCCGCGGCCAGCTCCCGATCCTCCTGCTCGCGCTCGGCCGCGCCCGCCGCGCCCACGGGCTCGACTGGGACGAGGCCAAGATCGAAGCCGCGCGCCGCGCCGCCGCGACGCGGCCCGACGGAGACGCGCCCGCGCCGGCCACGTTCGCCCGCGAGGACGCGCGCCGCTTCGAGGCCACGCCCGCCGACACCGTCCTGCTCATCGACCTCCTGCACTACTTCACGATCGAAGAGCAGGACGCGATCCTCCGCTGCGCCGCCGACCACGTGAAGCCGGGAGGCCGCCTCCTCGTGCGCGAGGCCGACACCGAGCGCGGCTTCCGCAGCTTCGCCACCTTGCTCGAGGAAAAAATCTTCACCACCCTGCGCTTCAACCGCGGCGAGCGTGTTCGTTTCCGGCCCGCGCGTAGCATCACCGAGCTCCTCGAAGCGCGCGGATTCCGCTGCGACGTCCTGCCGGCCTGGGGCTCGACGCCCTTCTCGAACGTCCTCATCGTCGCGCGCCGCCCGGCCGTGTCGCTGGAGAATGCCCCCGCGGCGTGA